The Helianthus annuus cultivar XRQ/B chromosome 16, HanXRQr2.0-SUNRISE, whole genome shotgun sequence genome includes a window with the following:
- the LOC110918053 gene encoding anther-specific protein SF2-like: MANNSVSYLVLLLLVFVLAISESAPVQYCDRVTNLYHEKCDEKQCTEHCKTNEKAESGYCLVVEKQQLSICSFDCSKYKPSTPAPPPPPPPPKFFYSGSWLQAKVENVMLPGQKNMNCTQCPK, encoded by the exons ATGGCGAACAATTCAGTTTCTTACTTAGTATTGCTTTTGCTCGTCTTCGTTCTTGCAATATCAG AAAGCGCACCGGTACAATATTGCGACAGGGTAACCAACCTTTATCATGAAAAGTGTGACGAGAAGCAGTGTACTGAACACTGCAAGACAAATGAGAAGGCAGAATCAGGATACTGCCTCGTAGTTGAAAAGCAACAACTTAGCATATGCAGCTTCGATTGTTCCAAGTATAAACCGAGTACTCCggctccacctccacctccacctccaccaaaGTTCTTCTATTCTGGTTCATGGTTGCAGGCCAAAGTCGAGAATGTGATGCTTCCTGGGCAAAAGAATATGAATTGCACACAATGTCCCAAATAA